The following is a genomic window from Salinibacterium sp. UTAS2018.
CGACCAGCACGGGCATCCGGAACCGCGCCCGCGACACCCTGACGTACATGACCGTGCGCCACCACACCACCGCGATGGTCGCGAAGAGGAACCACCGAACGTCGACGATGAAATGGTGGCTGAAAAAGTTGAGGTAGATCAACGAGGCCACGACCACGGTGATCCAGCGCCGCGGATAGTGATCGAAGCGCAGTTCGAAGAGGCGGAAGACGCGCACCATGTACGAGCCGACCGCCGCGTACATGAAGCCGCTATAGAGCGGGACGCCGAAGATGTGCAGCATGCCGTCACCCTCGTACGTCCAGGACCCGGCATCCGTCTTGAAAATTTCCATCACGGTACCCACGATGTGGAACAGGATGATCACGCGCAGTTCGCGCAGCGTCTCTAGCTTGAAGACGACCATGAGAACTTGGATGGCGAGAGCCGCGAGCACTAAGAAATCGTTGCGGGCGAGGGACGCCAACTCGGGATACCAGAGGCGAGTGAGTACGAGAACGGCGAGTATCGCTCCCCCAAACACGCAGGCCCACGCCTGCTTGAGAACGAACACCGTGAACTCGATCGTCCAGGTACGAAAGCGTTGCGACGGCGAACTGACGCCGGTGGCAGAGTACGAGTTCGCGGCCGCGCCGCGCACCCGGTCGAGACGCCGATGCGCCCACTCGTCGATCCGCTGCTCGAGCGGAGTAAAGCGCGCCACTAGGAGCGCTTTCGTTTCACTGCGGCACGATACGGGGAAACGCTCGGCTCCCCCGGAATCCAGAAACGCCAGGGGTACTCGTCCGTGCCGCCAGCGCCGGCGACGCCCGTACGCGGCCCCGCAGCGAACGGCGACGGCGACTGAGGGAGCTCGAG
Proteins encoded in this region:
- a CDS encoding DUF817 domain-containing protein; translated protein: MARFTPLEQRIDEWAHRRLDRVRGAAANSYSATGVSSPSQRFRTWTIEFTVFVLKQAWACVFGGAILAVLVLTRLWYPELASLARNDFLVLAALAIQVLMVVFKLETLRELRVIILFHIVGTVMEIFKTDAGSWTYEGDGMLHIFGVPLYSGFMYAAVGSYMVRVFRLFELRFDHYPRRWITVVVASLIYLNFFSHHFIVDVRWFLFATIAVVWWRTVMYVRVSRARFRMPVLVAFVLVSIFIWIAENVATWSNAWVYPNQSDGWELVSIAKLGSWLLLMIVSVVLVTWVEKPRPPESLSESEAL